In the Dolichospermum flos-aquae CCAP 1403/13F genome, TGGGTGCGAGTTGATAGAGATTTTTTGACAATTACGCCACAGCTAGAACACTTTTGAGAAGTATAATGTGGTGCTACAGCTATAGTAATTTTGTCAAATTTAACAGCAAAATATTCAATCCACTGCCTGAACAAATACCAACTAGCGTCACTAATTGATTTTGCTAAACAATGATTTTTTACCATGTTTGAAACCCTTAAATCTTCATAGGCCACTAAGTCGTTAGACTTGCATACGTTACGCGCTATTTTCTTAGCGTGTTCAATCCGTTGCCTATTTACTTTTAAGTGTTTTTTTGCGTAAACTTTCCTAGCTTTTTTTCTACCGCTAGAACCTTTGACTTTTTTGTAAATCCGTCTTTGAGAATGTTTGATAGATTTTTCAGCCTTTCTCAAAAACTGAGGGTTGGGTTCATGATGTCCATTAGAATCGGTGTAAAACGACTCTATACCGACATCTAACCCGATTTCTTTACCTGTTTTTGGTTGAATATCTACAACATCAATGCCCACACAAAACTGAGCATAATATCCATCGGCACGACGGATTAAACGCACTCGTTTAATATCTTTAAGTTCGTAGGATTGAATATCCCATTTACCTAATAATTTGAGTTCACCAATCCCTTTTTTATCAGTAAAAGTAATCCGTCGCTTAGTTTTGTGTAATTTCCATCCTGATGTTTTATATTCAACAGAACGGCAATCTTTCTGAAACCGTGGATATCCTTTCTTTCCAGACTTTTTAGATTTACAGTGGTCACTGAGCCTTGCCGAAGTGTTGTCGTAAAACCTTGATATAGCAGACCATCCTCTTTCTGCGGCTGATTGTACTGCCATTGAGTTTAATTCAGCAGCAAAGGTAAAGTCTGAGCGTAGTTCTGTTGAATACTTGTTAAGAGCAAACTTGTCAATTTTGAGTTCCTGCGGGGCATCCATCCAATATCTTATCGCTTTGTTACGAATGAATTGGGTGGTACGAATTGCATCGTCTATGGCGTTGTATTGATCTTGTTTACCTTTAACTTTGTATTCTAGGACTAGCATTGATTTAACTTTGAACAATCAATTTGATTTGGTTTCAACCTGCATTTATTATACAATATATACAAAATGTCAGTGCAGGATAAATCCTGTAACTAGCCTTCATCCCGCAGCTGTTGCACAGGTGTGTCCTCCTGAGTCGGACACGCCTTCAAGGGTTTTCGGCATTCTCCTTATAAGTACCTGTGCAATATTAATTTCCTATTTTTTTATTCTGTATCCTTGATTGGATAAAGCATACAGACAAATGAAATGTGAAATATATTTGGCTTAATACTTAAATAATTGATTTAATTGGTGGCTGTGACGCTGAATAAATTGTCCAAAGGTTTCTTGTAAATTTAGACGTTGTTTTTGATACACTGCCAACATTTCTGGAATCAAAATCGGAATTTTCGCTATAGTCACATATTCATAAAGTAAATGACCCAAAACATAAACTTGATAGCCAGGGGTTTCTGTGGTAATACCAAGTAGAGTAATATCAGCTTGTGTGTGTTGAGCGCAAGATTTGCTACAACCACTAAAGTGGATATTGACTGAAGAATCTAGAATCATCAGACTGTCCAGGTATTTTACCAAATTTAAGGCATCATCTTTAGTTTCTGTGGCCGCAGCAGCACAACCCCGTTTCCCGGAACAAGCTACTAAAAAACTTTTGATGTCGGTTGGTGATGAGTTTAAACCTAAATTGGTAATTTCTTGCTCAACTTCGCTAATTTGGTTTTGGGGAATATCGGTTAATAGTAAGTTTTGCCAAGGTGTTAACCTGATATTACTATCACCATACCTTTTGGCAATATTTGCTAAACCTCTAATTTGCGAAGTTTCTAATCTTCCCAAGGGTAAGACTATGCCAATATAATATAATCCGGTTTGGCTTTGGGGATGAATGCCAATATGAGTTTTTTCTCGCATAGGCGCGGAAGTACGGAGAGGAGTTTTTTTAATATTAAGTATATAGGGGTTGTGGTGTTGTTGGACTTGATGAAGATATTCTTTAACTGTGATGTTATTGATTATTTCTCGTAAACGTAATTTGCGACGGTTTTTGGTGTCTATATGTTTGAGGTAAGTTTCTGCTAATGCTTCTAAAACTGTGATTGTCTCTTCTGGTTTGAATACAATTCCTGTGTCTTTTGCTGGTTCTCCTTTTTCTCCATAGCTGAGATATAACCGCAAATATACATTGCTGTTATTTAATTCTGCTGCCAATATAATATCATTGGGTTGATATCTTACGGAAACTTTGCCTCCACTATCGAAGCAAACGCTAAATTTTGCAGATAATTCACCAAGCGGAGAATGTGCGGTAATATATTCTTCCCAAGCTTTCACTAAGAAACGAGTATCTATTAATTCTTCTGTATCAATACCCGCTGTGGGATTGGTCATGATGTTGCGGATATGATCTATCTTGGCATTGGTAGAAGCTAAAGCTAATGCTTGGAATTTTTTCAGAACTTCAATATTTATGCTTTGTTGAATTTCTCTAATTTGAATATTAGCGCGGTTAGTAATATCAATATAGCCACTACCATGATTATCAGCAATATCTGCAATAGTCTGAAATTGTTGATAATTAATGATTCCCCCTGGTATTCTTAGCCGATAAAGAAGACCGTCTTGGGCTGGTGTGCTGTAAAATAATCCCGGACAAGCGGTAAATGGAATTTGCAAAATTAGAACTCCTTCTCTGTGTGACGCAGAGACAGAATGGAAGTGAATACTTGAGAGTTAGCATTCTGACTTACTCAATGTGAGATTTTTAATTAAACTTCAATCACCTCAAATTGCTTTACAGTTGCGGCACAGTCTCGGAATTGAACCGAAGTTTCCTAACTCTCAGATTTAGTAGTTTACCATGAGATGGTGTTTTTGGCTATGTCAATGAATTTTGTTTCGCGCAATCTCTCTTAGAGATCCCGAAGGGTAGTCGCAAAGGAGCAAAGACGCAAAGGTAAGAGTTTAAACCCACATTTCGCAAATTCTTGATATCTTTAGTTTTTTTAATCGGGCATTTTTCACCACCACTACTATCATCATCATGATATTACCACCGCCAAGAAATGATAGCGAAGCGTGGCGTAAGCCATATTTCTTGGCTAATAGCGAAATTCAGCTAAAGCTGAATGAAGATTGATACTTATTCAGTCTGTTTTAACAGACTTTTGCTATGAGACTGAGAATTCATTCTCAGGCGGTTTGGTGGAAAAATGAAAAATGAATATTAACGGAAAAAACCCTCGATAAATTAACCTAAGGTTTATTAATCTAGTTTTAATTTATCTCACAGCTATTTAAAGCTCAAATTCTGTAACTAGAATAGAATATGACGAGTATTTCAGGAATAAATTTCAAGCACTTTGGAGATTAAAAATCTAACATAGGAATTTCCGTATTTACAATAGTAGAATTACTGAATCTCAACATCAAGTTACAACAAAACTCATACATTATCCTTCAAAAGAATATTCGACACTTTACCTACCCATCAAAACTCCTTCCGCGCTCTTCTCTGCGCCTCTGCGTCTCTGCGAGAAAAAACACTCTTATTCAACTCAAAGCACCAACGTTACATCCCCTCACGGTAAGGTAATAAAAGCGATATTCCAGCAAAACAAACAAATTATGCAAAAATGGTTATCAATTATCGGTATCGGTGAAGATGGTTTAGCAGGGTTAAGTCCCATAGCTGTTTCCTGCTTCGACAAAGCTAAAATTATCTTCGGTGGGGAACGTCATCTTTCCATGTTACCCCCTGACGACAACCGGGAAAAAATTTCCTGGAAATCACCTTTTCAAACTTCCATAACCGAAATTATCAGTCGTCGTGGTGAAGCAGTTTGTATTTTAGCTAGTGGCGACCCTCTATGTTATGGTGTAGGTGCAACTATTCTTAAAGATATTGATATTTCGGAAATTACTATTATTCCTGCACCTTCCGCTTTTAGTCTGGCTTGTTCTCGATTAGGATGGTCATTAACGGAAGTGGAAACTTTAAGTTTATGTGGTCGTCCGGTTTCTTTACTGCAATCTTATATTTATCCCGGTGCAAAATTATTAATTTTAAGTGAGGGAAAAAATACTCCGGCTCATGTGGCGGAAATTTTAATAAATCGCGGTTATGGTAATAGTCAAATTACCGTTTTAGAAAAAATGGGTAATATTGAAGAAACCATTATAACAGATATCGCTACTAATTGGCAAGAAGAAAATATCGCTCTTTTAAATACTATTGCGGTGGAATGTATTGCTGATAGGGGAATTGTGGGTTTATCGAGATTTCCCGGTTTACCTGATGATGCTTTTCATCATGATGGACAATTGACGAAAAGGGAAGTCCGGGCGGTGACTTTATCGAGTTTAGCACCTTTACCGGGGGAGTTGCTTTGGGATGTGGGGGCTGGTTGTGGCTCTATTTCTATAGAATGGTTGCGGAGTGATAGAAGATGTTGTGCGATCGCTATTGAACAAAATTCTACTAGACTAAATTATATTGCCGATAATGCGGCTGCTTTGGGAACACCAAATTTACAAATTATGGCAGGTAAAGCGTTAGAAGTTATCCCAAATTTACCAGCACCAAACGCAATTTTTATTGGTGGTGGTGTGACAGCATCAGAAATATTAGAAAATTGTTGGAATGTGTTGCTTCCTGGAGGTAGAATGGTGGCTAATGTTGTCACTTTGGCAGGTGAACAAAGATTATATCAATGGTATGAAAAAGTGGGAGGAAACTTTACCCGCATTGCTATTCAACGAGCCGAACCTATTGGTAAATTTCTAGGTTGGAAAGCAATGTCTCCTGTGACTCAATGGGTAGGAGTTAAAAATTGACAATTAGATATCTAGACAAAATTACCAACAGAACTAGTACCGCAGGGCGGAATTAAAAATTAACAATTAAAAATTAAAAAAGCAGATTGTATAAGCTTTTTAGGGATTTTTAATGGTTATCTTACTTACGCTGTACTGTACTAGTAGTTTGTCAAGATAAAAATGATGGACTGTAGTGTGAGCGTCTCGCTCACGCGGGTAAGACTTGTACTGAGCTTGTAGATAGCGCAGCGTGGCGTTAGCCATAGTATGCTTGCACTACCAAAAACCCGTCAAGATAAATTTAACAGACTACTAGATAGAAGTAATAACGCATTTCCCCAATCAGTCTTTGTTGGTAAGTGTCTATATTCAGCTAGATAAAGATGTTGTTGGTATTTTACTCCACCTTAACCAACTTTTGTGATTTTTTCGTGCAATTATTCTTCAAGTCAGATATCATGAATTTTCTACCGCTACGTGCAAAAAGTGGATTATAAAGAATTATCTGATGTTCTCAACAACAGTGCTAGGCTTGACTGTATTCGGGACAATGGCACGATAAAATTCTATAACGATAAATTGCGATAAAGGTCTAAATGGCAGAAACACTATTTTTCAACGCCCTGCGGGAAGCTATTGACGAAGAAATGTCCCGCGATTCTAGCGTATTCATTCTGGGTGAAGACGTAGGACACTACGGCGGTTCTTATAAAGTTACTAAAGACTTACACCAAAAATATGGTGATTTGCGAGTTTTAGATACCCCCATTGCGGAAAATAGCTTTACTGGGATAGCTGTAGGGGCGGCTATGACTGGGTTAAGACCGATTATTGAAGGCATGAATATGGGCTTTCTGCTCCTGGCCTTCAACCAAATTTCTAATAATGCGGGGATGTTACGTTACACTTCCGGTGGTAACTTTAAAATCCCGATGGTGATTCGTGGTCCTGGGGGTGTGGGTAGACAGCTTGGTGCGGAACATTCCCAACGTCTTGAAGCTTATTTCCAAGCTGTTCCCGGTTTAAAAATTGTGGCTTGTTCCACACCTTATAACGCTAAAGGATTACTGAAAGCAGCTATCCGCGATGATAACCCGGTGTTATTTTTTGAACACGTTTTACTTTATAACTTAAAAGAAGACCTGCCAGAAACAGAATATGTGCTACCGCTAGATAAAGCTGAAGTTGTTCGTCCAGGTAAGGATGTGACAATTCTCACTTATTCGCGGATGCGGTATCATGTGCTGCAAGCTGTGAAAGTTTTGGAAAAACAAGGTTACGATCCAGAAGTTATTGACTTAATTTCCTTGAAACCTCTTGATTTTGAAACTATTGGCGCATCAATTCGCAAGACTCACCGGGTGATTGTTGTGGAAGAGTGCATGAGAACTGGGGGTATTGGTGCAGAATTAGTTGCTTCTATTAATGACCGCTTATTTGATGAATTAGATGCACCTGTGTTGCGGCTTTCTTCTCAAGATATCCCCACACCTTACAATGGTAATCTTGAGCGTCTAACTATTATCCAACCAGAGCAAATCGTCGAAGCAGTCCAGAAAATGGTGGCTTTGCGAATTTAGGAAGTTGTCAGTTGTTCGTTGTCAGTAGGGGCGAAGCATTTGGAAGATAAATTATCGATTATTGCAAAAAATAGTTCTCCAAATGCTTCGCCCGTACAGTTGTCAGTTACTGTGAACCAGTGACCAGTGACCAATGACCAGTGACCAGTGACCAATGACCAATGACTACTGACTACTGACCAAATTTATCCTCACAACTGACAAAAAGAACGTTATTATAACCTTTGTCAGTTGTGAGTGATGGTATGCAAAAACAGCGATCGCTATTAGCGTTAATTATAGTGTTGGTCATCGCCGCTATTACGGTGATTGTGACAATTCCTGTCCCCTTGGGACTAGACTTACGAGGTGGGTCACAGCTTACCATTCAGGTGAAACCAACGGCGGAAATTCCCCAAATCACCGAAAGAGAATTGGAAGCTGTAAAAAAAGTAGTGGAAGGGCGGATTAATGGTCTTGGTGTTTCTGAGCCATTAATTCAAACTATCGGTACAGATAAGATTTCCGTACAACTACCTGGTGTCAATGATCCAGAACAAGCAGAACGGGTATTAGGCGGTACAGCGCAATTAGAGTTCCGTGTCCAAAAACCGAATACAGAAACTCAACTTTTTGCTCTTCAGGTAACAAAAAATGACCTGAAAACCAAGCGCGAAGACTTGAAAAAGAGTAAAGATCAAGCAGCAATTGATCAAAATAAGCAAGAGTTTGATCAAAGTAATCAAGCAGTTGCAGAATTGTTTGAAAGTACGAATCCACCCCTAACAGGTAAATATCTCCAGGATGCCTACGGTCAGCCCACTCAAGGCAATAACTGGGATGTGGCTATCCGTTTTGATCAAAAGGGTGGTGAACTCTTTGCTGGACTCACAAAAGACCTCGCTGGCACTGGTCGTGGGATCGGTATTTTCCTTGATAATGAACTGATCAGTTCACCTAGTGTAGGTGTAGAATTTGCTGCTACTGGGATTACTGGCGGTTCTGCGGTAATTACAGGTCGTTTTCAAGCCCAAGAAGCCAATGATTTAGGCGTACAATTACGCGGTGGTGCATTACCTGTTCCTGTGGAAATTGCGGAGAGAAGAACGGTAGGGGCTACTTTAGGAAAAGATAGTATTCAAAGAAGTATCTACGCTGGTATTGGTGGTCTGACTTTAGTATTAATATTTATGGTGTGGTACTATAGATTACCAGGAATGATAGCGAATATATCACTATTGATTTACTCCCTACTGACTTGGGCTGCTTTCTGTTTACTGAGTGTCACCCTCACCTTACCGGGAATTGCGGGTTTTATTCTCAGTATCGGTATGGCAGTTGATGCTAACGTTTTGATTTTTGAACGCACCAGGGAAGAACTACAATCAGGTAAATCTTTGTATCGTTCTGTAGAATCCGGTTTTTACCGCGCCTTTTCTAGTATTTTGGATAGTAACGTTACTACCTGGATTGCTTGTGCTGCATTGTTTTGGTTAGGTTCAGGACTAGTCAAAGGCTTTGCTCTTACCTTAGCTTTAGGCGTGGGTGTGAGTATGTTTACCGCAATTACTTGTAGTCGCACATTGATGTTTTTAGTTATTTCCATTCCCTCTTTGCGGAAAACAGAATTTTATGCTCCTAATGTGCCAGTAACAAATAAGACAGGAGTGGCACGATGAGATTAGATATTAACAAAGCCAGGGTTACTTGGTGGACTATTTCCGCTGTTATTATTCTGATCGGTATCATTTCCATGGTGATATCTTCCTTAAATCCCAGCATTAAAGCGCCTCTGCGTCCCAGTTTGGACTTTATTGGGGGAACAAGGTTGCAATTTGTCCGGGACTGTGACAAACCTGGTAACTGTGACCAGCCAATAGATATTAATCTGGTGCGAGAAGTCGCCAAATCCCAGGGACTTGGAGATAGTAGTATTCAATTAATATCAGAAAATGGCCAAGAAAATGGCATTACTATTCGCACAAAAAACCTGGAAACAGAACAGCGGACAAAGTTGCAAACTGCCTTAACTGAAAAAATCGGCGCTTTCGACCCGCAAAAAAACCAAATTGACTCCGTTGGTGCAACTTTAGGAAAGGAATTATTTACTTCGGGAATCTTAGCTTTAATAGTTTCCTTTGTCGGGATAACTGTTTATATGGCTTTCCGGTTTCAGTTGGACTATGCCTTATTAGCTATTGTGGCATTGTTTCACGATATTCTCGTCACAACTGGAGTTTTCTCAATTTTAGGCTTAGTTTTCGGTGTTGAGGTAGATAGTCTTTTCATTGTTGCTTTGTTAACTATCACAGGGTTTTCAGTCAATGATACTGTGGTAATTTATGACCGCATTCGGGAAACTATTAAACTTCATCCTGAACAACCAATTGCTGAGGTTGTTGATGATGCTGTTAACCAAACTTTATCTCGGTCAATCAACACGACTTTAACCACCTTACTGACATTAACTGCTATTTTCCTATTTGGTGGAGAAACGCTCCATTATTTCTCTCTAGCTTTAATTGTCGGCTTTATAATGGGAGCTTATTCTAGTATATTCATTGCCAGTACACTCCTGATTTGGTGGCGAGAACGCAGTCAAAATTACCAAGTTGAACCCCCTGTGACTTCTCCAGAAAGCTAAATTCAGTCATGGAAAATACCTCGTTCCTAGCCTCTGGCTGGGAATGCCTAATTTGAGGCTGGAGCCTCCTTGTCACTAGCGGCAGAGCCGCAATAATAAACATTCCCAGTCGGAGACTGGGAACGAGATTTTAGAGTTTTTTGTAGGCGCAAGCTATACTCTTCCTATGGATAAACCCGAAGAACCACAAATTGAGGTAGAAGAATTGGGATTAGATTCTGCTTTTACTCAACAAATCCAAAAGCTACATCAGCTTACAGTATACGGCAGATGGTTATTTGTCGGCTGTTTGTGGCTAATAATAGCGCCTGTTTGCCTGTGGGATTTACGGGTAGAAATTTCCTTGTTACAACAATATTTTACCTGGGTAGGATTACGGTATGCACTAATTTTTCATCCTCTATCTGCCCTGGGTTTAAGTTTGTGCATAAGTGTGACAACTTCTGTTTTAGTTTGGCAAAGTCGCAATATTCTGTGGGGATTACCATTGGCAGAACAGGAAAAATTAAAAAAGCAAGTTTATCGTATTCGTCAACAAGGATCTTCTCACCCTCTATGGAAGTGGGTTTGTCAATGAACAGGGAAGATTGATTAAAAAAGAGTGTTTTAAT is a window encoding:
- a CDS encoding alpha-ketoacid dehydrogenase subunit beta, coding for MAETLFFNALREAIDEEMSRDSSVFILGEDVGHYGGSYKVTKDLHQKYGDLRVLDTPIAENSFTGIAVGAAMTGLRPIIEGMNMGFLLLAFNQISNNAGMLRYTSGGNFKIPMVIRGPGGVGRQLGAEHSQRLEAYFQAVPGLKIVACSTPYNAKGLLKAAIRDDNPVLFFEHVLLYNLKEDLPETEYVLPLDKAEVVRPGKDVTILTYSRMRYHVLQAVKVLEKQGYDPEVIDLISLKPLDFETIGASIRKTHRVIVVEECMRTGGIGAELVASINDRLFDELDAPVLRLSSQDIPTPYNGNLERLTIIQPEQIVEAVQKMVALRI
- the secF gene encoding protein translocase subunit SecF, with the protein product MRLDINKARVTWWTISAVIILIGIISMVISSLNPSIKAPLRPSLDFIGGTRLQFVRDCDKPGNCDQPIDINLVREVAKSQGLGDSSIQLISENGQENGITIRTKNLETEQRTKLQTALTEKIGAFDPQKNQIDSVGATLGKELFTSGILALIVSFVGITVYMAFRFQLDYALLAIVALFHDILVTTGVFSILGLVFGVEVDSLFIVALLTITGFSVNDTVVIYDRIRETIKLHPEQPIAEVVDDAVNQTLSRSINTTLTTLLTLTAIFLFGGETLHYFSLALIVGFIMGAYSSIFIASTLLIWWRERSQNYQVEPPVTSPES
- the cobG gene encoding precorrin-3B synthase; translation: MQIPFTACPGLFYSTPAQDGLLYRLRIPGGIINYQQFQTIADIADNHGSGYIDITNRANIQIREIQQSINIEVLKKFQALALASTNAKIDHIRNIMTNPTAGIDTEELIDTRFLVKAWEEYITAHSPLGELSAKFSVCFDSGGKVSVRYQPNDIILAAELNNSNVYLRLYLSYGEKGEPAKDTGIVFKPEETITVLEALAETYLKHIDTKNRRKLRLREIINNITVKEYLHQVQQHHNPYILNIKKTPLRTSAPMREKTHIGIHPQSQTGLYYIGIVLPLGRLETSQIRGLANIAKRYGDSNIRLTPWQNLLLTDIPQNQISEVEQEITNLGLNSSPTDIKSFLVACSGKRGCAAAATETKDDALNLVKYLDSLMILDSSVNIHFSGCSKSCAQHTQADITLLGITTETPGYQVYVLGHLLYEYVTIAKIPILIPEMLAVYQKQRLNLQETFGQFIQRHSHQLNQLFKY
- the cbiE gene encoding precorrin-6y C5,15-methyltransferase (decarboxylating) subunit CbiE, translating into MQKWLSIIGIGEDGLAGLSPIAVSCFDKAKIIFGGERHLSMLPPDDNREKISWKSPFQTSITEIISRRGEAVCILASGDPLCYGVGATILKDIDISEITIIPAPSAFSLACSRLGWSLTEVETLSLCGRPVSLLQSYIYPGAKLLILSEGKNTPAHVAEILINRGYGNSQITVLEKMGNIEETIITDIATNWQEENIALLNTIAVECIADRGIVGLSRFPGLPDDAFHHDGQLTKREVRAVTLSSLAPLPGELLWDVGAGCGSISIEWLRSDRRCCAIAIEQNSTRLNYIADNAAALGTPNLQIMAGKALEVIPNLPAPNAIFIGGGVTASEILENCWNVLLPGGRMVANVVTLAGEQRLYQWYEKVGGNFTRIAIQRAEPIGKFLGWKAMSPVTQWVGVKN
- a CDS encoding RNA-guided endonuclease InsQ/TnpB family protein; the protein is MLVLEYKVKGKQDQYNAIDDAIRTTQFIRNKAIRYWMDAPQELKIDKFALNKYSTELRSDFTFAAELNSMAVQSAAERGWSAISRFYDNTSARLSDHCKSKKSGKKGYPRFQKDCRSVEYKTSGWKLHKTKRRITFTDKKGIGELKLLGKWDIQSYELKDIKRVRLIRRADGYYAQFCVGIDVVDIQPKTGKEIGLDVGIESFYTDSNGHHEPNPQFLRKAEKSIKHSQRRIYKKVKGSSGRKKARKVYAKKHLKVNRQRIEHAKKIARNVCKSNDLVAYEDLRVSNMVKNHCLAKSISDASWYLFRQWIEYFAVKFDKITIAVAPHYTSQKCSSCGVIVKKSLSTRTHKCSCGCELHRDTNAAVNILNLAKNRGGHPQINATGVETTTLLGVNLVEQVLTVNVESPCL
- the secD gene encoding protein translocase subunit SecD codes for the protein MQKQRSLLALIIVLVIAAITVIVTIPVPLGLDLRGGSQLTIQVKPTAEIPQITERELEAVKKVVEGRINGLGVSEPLIQTIGTDKISVQLPGVNDPEQAERVLGGTAQLEFRVQKPNTETQLFALQVTKNDLKTKREDLKKSKDQAAIDQNKQEFDQSNQAVAELFESTNPPLTGKYLQDAYGQPTQGNNWDVAIRFDQKGGELFAGLTKDLAGTGRGIGIFLDNELISSPSVGVEFAATGITGGSAVITGRFQAQEANDLGVQLRGGALPVPVEIAERRTVGATLGKDSIQRSIYAGIGGLTLVLIFMVWYYRLPGMIANISLLIYSLLTWAAFCLLSVTLTLPGIAGFILSIGMAVDANVLIFERTREELQSGKSLYRSVESGFYRAFSSILDSNVTTWIACAALFWLGSGLVKGFALTLALGVGVSMFTAITCSRTLMFLVISIPSLRKTEFYAPNVPVTNKTGVAR